The Erinaceus europaeus chromosome 5 unlocalized genomic scaffold, mEriEur2.1 SUPER_5_unloc_1, whole genome shotgun sequence genome contains the following window.
ATGTGGCGAGCGCTTAGGGGGCCCCCAAGGGGTCACTGTGCCCCCCAGTACCCGCCTCCAACCCCTTCACCGCCCACGGTGGATGTGGGAAAGGGGTCTTTGGTGCTCTGGAGCTTCTGTGTGCTCTCCCTACCTCTGTGTCCCCCGTCCCCCCAGCTAGCAGGAAGCCTCCCCCAGGACAGTGTCTCACTGAGTGACAGCAGGTCCTGCCAGTGGCTGTGCGACAGACAGACCCACGGACAGTGCAGTGGCCAGTGGCGCTGTGTCCTGGCCTCGAGGGTGGGTGGTGGCCGCCCTGTGCCAGGCGTGTTCTCCGCGCTCTCAAACCAGCCGCCTCTCTCTGGGCCTGGTGCCTGCTGGTGAGCCCACTACCCCAGGACCTCGTTCTCTCTTTactgtttttccccttctttactggatagaaaccgccagaaattgagaggcgggggaggtaaaggggaggagagatagacacctgcagccctgcttcacctcaggaagcttcccccttgcaggtggggactggcatcTTTAACTTGGGTCTTCACAcagatggtaatgtgtgaactcaagtggtgcacccctgcctggccccaggaaccatatatccatatatacatgtgtgtacacacacacgcagacacatacacacacacacacacacacacacacacacacagatttgcctccagggttattgctggggcttggtgcctgcactatgaatccactgctcctggaggctacttttcccatctttgttacccttgttattgctgttgttgaataggacagagagagaaaaacactgtttcactgcttttgaagtgactcccctgcaggtggggagccaggggctcgaaccaggatccttaacgccggtccttgcgctttgccgccacgtgcgcttaacctgttgcactaacgcctggcccctggaaccatatatatatatatatatatatatatatatatatatatatatatgtaattatatataatatatatagttatacatATTATCAatagatattaaatatatatataagactttattgagaaaggaggagagagagaaagaagcagacatcactctggtacatgtgctgctgggcattgaacttgggacctcatgcttgagaatccagtgctttatccactgcgccacctcctggaccactggaaccatatttttaagagtttttattattgtatagatacagagaggagctgagaaggaagggggagaaacagagagacacctgcagccctgcttcaccactcacagggcAAATCtttcccccccgtaggtgggggccaggggcttgaacccgggttctgtGTGTTGTAACAGGTGCGTCAGCACCccgccccctcctctcttcctctagttagagaaatggagaggggcacctgcggccctgctctaCTGCTGGAGAaactccccctgcagtgggggccggggccttgaacccgggtccttgtgcactgtcctgtgtgctctgctgggtgtgctCCTGCCTGCGTCGCCTAGACCAAGGGCTCATGCATTTACGTGCAAACACAGAGCGCGTGCTTGGAACCAACTGGAAACAACGGAAGTCACCACATCTGTGGGCCGCCTTGGACCCTGAGCCAGGGACACCTGGGCCCAGACCAGGTCGCACACCTGCCCTGGAGGTGGGCACCCTGGGGTCACAGAAGCTGGCCTCCCAGGAAGTAGCCGGGCAAGCTAGTGAGCTCGGTGACGTGTGGTGACATTGAGCGGCATCCTTAGGCAACAGAGGCACCCTCACCACCCTCACCCTGTCCTCTGTGCCTGACTTGAGTGCACAGGCCTGTGCCAGGCCCCCGTCTGCCTCCAGCGGCTTGGTGCCCGAGCTCTCCTCTCAGGCGGCAACTGAGGAGCCCCCACGGGCAGGTTGGTGCTCTGGAGGGGCCCCCATCAGCCTACTCCCCACCCAGGAGAAGGAGGGTCCTCAGAGGGGAACCCCAGGGGGGTTCGGGCAGTCTGCACAGACGCGTGCACATGCGCATCACTCACTCTGCCTGAGAGTCCTCCCAGAGTGCTCTGCTTCTGTGCCCCATTCACGTCACGTCCGCacgccctgtccctgtccccgtccccgtccccgtcccggCGTCCTTGGCAGGGCTGAGCCACACGGAGGAGCCTGGGATCGAGGAGGTAGACGAGATGGTGTGATGGCTTCTTCACTGTGGGAGCAGGGAAGCTTCCGGGTGAAGCAGGAGTGGCCCCTGGGCAGGAGAGCCGGCTGAGCGGGGAGGCCAGTGTGCCCTGGTTCCGTCCCGCACGGCAGACGCCGAGCCCGGCGGGTGGTGTGGTGGGCAGAGCCCTGGGCTTCTGTGCGTGAGACCCCCAGGCTGACCTCCAGCATCACACACGCCGCTGCCGCTCTCTCTAATaagatctttttttcccttccgcCATCAGGGTTCCGCGGGAGTCGGTGCCCGCACTACGGAGCCACCACCCCGGCGGCACTttcccagggactcaaacccgggaccCTGCGCATGGTCACGGGGGCCACCACTCTGCCCTGTCTTTTTAAAGGACAAAgaccttgggggccaggtggtggcgcacctggttcagcgcacacgtcacagcgcacaaggacccgggttcaagccgccgggccccacctgcagggggaagcttcatgagtggtgaggcagggctgcaggggtctcttgaTTGCCCccactcctatttctctctgtctctatctggtaataaaaaaacaacagaaaaagaccTGActtttgggagtccggtggtagcgcagcgggttaagcgcacgtggcacaaagcgcagggaccggcgtaaggatcccggttcgagcccccggctccccacctgcaggggagtcgcttcacaggcggtgaggcaggtctgcaggtgtctgtctttctctcctcctctctgtcttcccctcctctctccatttctctcggtcctgtccaacaacgacgacatcaatcaccacaacaatgataaagaacaagggcaataaaaggagatttttttgttttttaaaagatctttttcAGACACTTCCACCATGTTCCCATGACTGGGTGGCCCAGGCGGGGCGGGGGCGTGAAGTCCATGAGGGCAAGGGGGGGGCAGCGGGATGTGGGGCCGGAGGCGCCCAGCGAGGCCTCCCTGGAACAAGGAGTGGGCGGCGCACATGAAAGGGGGTTTGGAGACAGGCGGCCGCGCTAATGACACCCCAGCCTTTGGTTTCCCCCTAATTACCGCTGCACCCCTGCACCCAGACAGGTCTCCTCTCCCCTGGAGGCCCGGCAAGGGGCCACCAGCCCACGGAGTGGGGGTTCCCTGAGGGTCAGCCCTGCAAGGCCCCTGCCTTCACCACAGCCAGCATACCTCCCATGAGGGCGACCGGCCTTCCAGGCGCCCACACCCCGTCGCCACGCCCTCCCCCGCGTGTGCACCCCGGGACCCCGTCCCTCACGCCCTCCCCCGCGTGTGCACCCCGGGACCCCGTCCCTCACGCCCTCCCCCGCGTGCGCACCCCGGGACCCACCCTCACGCCCTCCCCCGCGTGCGCACCCCGGGACCCCGACCCTCACGCCCTCCCCCGCGTGCGCACCCCGGGACCCCGACCCTCACGCCCTCCCCCGCGTGTGCACCCCGGGACCCCGTCCCTCACGCCCTCCCCAGCGTGTGCACCCCGGGACCCCGTCCCTCACGCCCTCCCCCGCGTGTGCACCCCGGGACCCGAACACGCCCTCCCCCGCGTGTGCACCCCGGGACCCCGTCCCTCACGCCCTCCCCCGCGTGCGCACCCCGGGACCCACCCTCACGCCCTCCCCCGCGTGTGCACCCCGGGACCCGAACACGCCCTCCCCCGCGTGTGCACCCCGGGACCCCGACCCTCACGCCCTCCCCCGCGTGCGCACCCCGGGACCCCGACCCTCACGCCCTCCCCCGCGTGCGCACCCCGGGACCCCGACCCTCACGCCCTCCCCCGCGTGTGCACCCCGGGACCCCGACCCTCACGCCCTCCCCCGCGTGTGCACCCCGGGACCCCAACCCTCACGCCCTCCCCTGCGTGTGCACCCCGGGACCCGACCCTCACGCCCTCCCCCGCGTGTGCACCCCGGGACCCGAACACGCCCTCCCCAGCGTGTGCACCCCGGGACCCCGACCCTCACGCCCTCCCCCGCGTGTGCGCCCCGGGACCCCGACCCTCACGCCCTCCCCCGCGTGTGCGCCCCGGGACCCCGTCCCTCACGCCCTCCCCCGCGTGTGCACCGGGACCCGACCCTCACGCCCTCCCCCGCGTGCGCACCCCGGGACCCCGTCCCTCACGCCCTCCCCCGCGTGTGCACCCCGGGACCCGACCCTCACGCCCTCCCCCGCGTGTGCACCCCGGGACCCGAACACGCCCTCCCCCGCGTGTGCACCCCGGGACCCCGACCCTCACGCCCTCCCCCGCGTGTGCACCGGGACCCCGTCCCTCACGCCCTCCCCCGCGTGTGCACCCCGGGACCCCGTCCCTCACGCCCTCCCCCGCGTGTGCACCGGGACCCGACCCTCACGCCCTCCCCCGCGTGCGCACCCCGGGACCCCGACCCTCACGCCCTCCCCCGCGTGTGCACCCCGGGACCCCGACCCTCACGCCCTCCACTGCGTGTGCACCCCGGGACCCGACCCTCACGCCCTCCCCCGCGTGTGCGCCCCGGGACCCGAACACGCCCTCCCCCGCGTGTGCGCCCCGGGACCCCGACCCTCACGCCCTCCCCCGCGTGTGCGCCCCGGGACCCGACCCTCACGCCCTCCCCCGCGTGCGCACCCCGGGACCCCGTCCCTCACGCCCTCCCCCGCGTGTGCACCCCGGGACCCGACCCTCACGCCCTCCCCCGCGTGTGCACCCCGGGACCCGAACACGCCCTCCCCCGCGTGTGCACCCCGGGACCCCGACCCTCACGCCCTCCCCCGCGTGTGCACCGGGACCCCGTCCCTCACGCCCTCCCCCGCGTGTGCACCCCGGGACCCCGTCCCTCACGCCCTCCCCCGCGTGTGCACCGGGACCCGACCCTCACGCCCTCCCCCGCGTGCGCACCCCGggaccccgccccccccccgctGCGCCCCACGTGCGCCCCGCCCCCTCCGGCGCATGCGCAGTGGCGGCCGTCCGAGCGCGGGCCTGGCggcgggcggggggaggggcggggggaggggcgggaGCCGAAGGCGCGAAAAGCCGCGCAGGCGCAGCCGCCCACGTCACCGCGTCGCGACGTCACGCCGCCGACGCTGGGTCCAGGGTGAGCCCCGGCGGCTCCGGAGGGACCCGCggccggaccccccccccccccgccccccgcggtCTGGACCAGGTGGGCGGCGCAGGGGCTGGGGACACGGGGACACGGGGGACGTGGGGGCATGGGGGATGTGGGGGACACGGGGGGATGTGGGGGACACGGGGCAAGTGGGGGACACGGGGGATGTGGGGGACACGGGGGGATGTGGGGGACACGGGGCAAGTGGGGGACACGGGGGATGTGGGGGACACAGGGGATGTGGGGGACACGGGGGATGTGGGGGACACGGGGGATGTGGGGGACACGGGGCAAGTGGGGGACACGGGGCAATTGGGGGACACGGGGGATGTGGGGGACACGGGGGGATGTGGGGGACACGGGGCAAGTGGGGGACACGGGGGATGTGGGGGACACGGGGGGATGTGGGGGACACGGGGCAAGTGGGGGACACGGGGGATGTGGGGGACACGGGGGGATGTGGGGGACACGGGGCAAGTGGGGGACACGGGGGATGTGGGGGACACAGGGGATGTGGGGGACACGGGGGATGTGGGGGACACGGGGGATGTGGGGGACACGGGGCAAGTGGGGGACACGGGGCAATTGGGGGACACGGGGGATGTGGGGGACACGGGGGATGTGGGGGACACGGGGGATGTGGGGGACACGGGGGATGTGGGGGACACGGGGCAAGTGGGGGACACGGGGCAATTGGGGGACACGGGGGATGTGGGGGACACGGGGCAAGTGGGGGACACGGGGGATGTGGGGGACACGGGGGATGTGGGGGACACGGGGGATGTGGGGGACACGGGGGATGTGGGGGACACGGGGCAAGTGGGGGACACGGGGGATGTGGGGGACACGGGGCAAGTGGGGGACACGGGGGATGTGGGGGACACGGGGGATGTGGGGGACACGGGGGATGTGGGGGACACGGGGCAAGTGGGGGACACGGGGCAATTGGGGGACACGGGGGATGTGGGGGACACGGGGCAAGTGGGGGACACGGGGGATGTGGGGGACACGGGGGTTGTCGGGGACACGGGGGATGTGGGGGACACGGGGGCAAGTGGGGGACACGGGGCAAGTGGGGGACACGGGGCAATTGGGGGACACGGGGGATGTGGGGGACACGGGGGATGTGGGGGACACGGCGGGATGTGGGGGACACGGGGGTTGTCGGGGACACGGGGGGATGTGGGGGACACGGGGGCAAGTGGGGGACACGGGGCAATTGGGGGACACGGGGGATGTGGGGGACACGGGGGTTGTCGGGGACACGGGGGGATGTGGGGGACACGGGGGCAAGTGGGGGACACGGGGCAATTGGACACGGGGGATGTGGGGGGCACGGGGGATGTGGGGGACACGGGGCAAGTGGGGGACACGGGGGATGTGGGGGACACGGGGGATGTGGGGGACACGGGGCGATGTGGGGGACACGGGGGATGTGGGGGACACGGGGGATGTGGGGGACACGGGGCAAGTGGGGGACACGGGGGATGTGGGGGACACGGGGGATGTGGGGGACACGGGGGATGTGGGGGACACGGGGGATGTGGGGGACACGGGAGACGTGGGGGACACAGGGGACGAGGGGGACACGGGGGATGTGGGCGACACGGTGGACTCGGGGGATGTGGGGGACACGGGGATGTAGGGGGCACGGAGGACACGGGGTTTGTGGGGGACACTGGGGACACGGGGGATGTGGGGGACACAGGGGACACGGGGATGTGGAGGACACGGGGGACGTGGGGGACACGGGGGATACGGGGGATGTGGAGGACACGTGGGGATGTGGGGGACACGGGGGATGTGGGGGACATGGAGGACACGTGGGATGTGGGGGACACGGGGGGATGTGGGGGACACGGGGGACACGGGGGGATGTGGGGGACACGGATGTGGGGGATGTGGGGGACACGGGGGACGTCGGGGACACGGGGGATGTGGGGGACACGGTATATGGAGGGACACGGGGGATATGGGGGACATGGGGAAATATGGGCGACACGGGGGATATGAAGGGACACGGGGGTCACGGTGGGATACGGGGGACGTGGGGGACACGGGGGAATATGGGGGATATGGAGGGACACGGGGACACGGTATGGGGGGACACAGGGTATGGGGGACACTGGGCACGTGGGGACACGGGATGTGGGGACATGGCGGGCTGGGGACACGGGGGATGTGGGCAcacggggtgggggctgggggacacgGCCTGTGGTGTCTGGGGACTTGGGACTCAGGTTCTGGGGAGGGTCCAGGGGCGGGGGTCCCGGGCCGGTCTGGGCCGACACCGGCGTCCAGAGGTCTGGAGGGGCCCGCGGCAGGTGGCAGCTGCGGGCTGAccctccctgtcccctgtcccctgcccaggaaggcggctgaCCGGAGGCCCTCACCGCATCCGACGGGGAGCTGGTATCATGGCCAAAGATGTGAGTACGCGCCCTGCTGCCCCTGCGCCGAGACCCCGTCCCAGGGGCCCTGCCCGCGTCAGGCATCTGGGGGAGGCCTGTCCCGGGGGCGTCCGGGGGACTAGCGAGGGGCTCTGGGGCTCGGGATGGAGGGTCCCGGTCTGGCTGCGGCGGCCCCGGTCTGGAACGTGTCGACAAGGAGGTGGGCTCCGGCCTGCCCGTCGGGAGCCCCAGCCGCAGGCCTGGGTCAGGAGAGCTTGTGGGGGCTGGCCGCGCCACCCGCCCgcccgcctgcctgcctgcctgccgctCCTGGGAGCGGGGTCCTGAGCGGGGCCGTCCGAGTCCTGGGGGCGGCGCTGGTCAGCGGGCAGGACGGCGGGCTGGGGGCCAGCCTAGCCTCAGGCTCCTGGCCACTGCCGGCTGTCTGTCCCTCCTGGGGCCCGGGCACCCCCCAGACCCGAGCCTTCACACCACCTCGGGCAGCGGGGCTCCCTGTGGCCACTGTGGGGTTACCTCCCCTGAGGACGGACTGGCAGTGTAGGGGACTCGGGCTGGGGGACACGGGGGGCATGGGGGACACAGGGGACATGGGCTGGGGGACATGAGGGATATGGGGGACACAGGGGACATGGGGGATATGGGGGACACGGGGACATGGGGGAGATGGGGGACACAGGGACATGGGGGAGACGGGAGGACATGGGGGAGATGGGGGACACAGGGACATGGGGGAGATGGGGGACACGGGGACATGGGGGAGACGGGGGAcatgggggagctgggggacatgGGGGAGATGGGGGACACGGGGGAGATTGGGGACACGGGGGAGATTGGGGACAcgggggagatgggggagacgGGGGACATGGGAGAGACGGGGGACATGAGGGAGACGGGGGACATGGGCTggggggacatgggggacaggGGGGACATGAGCTGGGGGAGATGGGGGACATGGGGGAGATGGGGACATGGGCTGGGGGAGATGGGGACATGGGCTGGGGGAGATGGGGACATGGGCTGGGGGAGATGGGAGATATGGTGGAGATGGGGGACACGgggactggggtgtgtggggacacGGGACTGGGGTATGTGGGGGACACGGGGACTGGGGtatgtggggacagggactggggtgtgtggggacacgggactgggctgtgtggggacacgggactggggtgtgtggggacacgggactggggtgtgtgtggggacatgggactggggtgtgtgttggggacacgggactggggtgtgtgttggggacacgggactggggtgtgtgttggggacacgggactggggtgtgtgttggggacacgggactggggtgtgtgttggggacacgggactggggtgtgtgttggggacacgggactggggtgtgtggggacacgggactggggtgtgtggggacacgggactggggtgtgtgggggacacgggactggggtgtgtggggacacgggactggggtgtgtggggacacgggactggggtgtgtggggacacgggactggggtgtgtggggacacgggactggggtgtgtggggacacggggactggggtgtgtggggacacgggactggggtgtgtgggggacacgggactggggtgtgtgggggacacgggactggggtgtgtggggacacgggactggggtgtgtggggacacGGGACAGGGGTGTGTGGGGGACACGGGACAGGGGTGTGTGGGGACacgggactggggtgtgtggggacacggggactggggtgtgtggggacacgggactggggtgtgtgggggacacgggactggggtgtgtggggacacgggactggggtgtg
Protein-coding sequences here:
- the LOC132536104 gene encoding basic proline-rich protein-like, whose amino-acid sequence is MAPVPSADRADSVPDCCCLSLLSSGPEASSVGLPLGVFGWTIDVLAGSLPQDSVSLSDSRSCQWLCDRQTHGQCSGQWRCVLASRAPTPRRHALPRVCTPGPRPSRPPPRVHPGTPSLTPSPACAPRDPPSRPPPRAHPGTPTLTPSPACAPRDPDPHALPRVCTPGPRPSRPPQRVHPGTPSLTPSPACAPRDPNTPSPACAPRDPVPHALPRVRTPGPTLTPSPACAPRDPNTPSPACAPRDPDPHALPRVRTPGPRPSRPPPRAHPGTPTLTPSPACAPRDPDPHALPRVCTPGPQPSRPPLRVHPGTRPSRPPPRVHPGTRTRPPQRVHPGTPTLTPSPACAPRDPDPHALPRVCAPGPRPSRPPPRVHRDPTLTPSPACAPRDPVPHALPRVCTPGPDPHALPRVCTPGPEHALPRVCTPGPRPSRPPPRVHRDPVPHALPRVCTPGPRPSRPPPRVHRDPTLTPSPACAPRDPDPHALPRVCTPGPRPSRPPLRVHPGTRPSRPPPRVRPGTRTRPPPRVRPGTPTLTPSPACAPRDPTLTPSPACAPRDPVPHALPRVCTPGPDPHALPRVCTPGPEHALPRVCTPGPRPSRPPPRVHRDPVPHALPRVCTPGPRPSRPPPRVHRDPTLTPSPACAPRDPAPPPLRPTCAPPPPAHAQWRPSERGPGGGRGEGRGEGREPKARKAAQAQPPTSPRRDVTPPTLGPG